GCTGGTCTTGGCGCTATCGAGGTCGTTGACTTCGACAGGGGTGAAGAACAGGGTCCACATGCTGCCCACGCGGTTGATCTGGTGCGGGATGTCCGCGTCCGTGGCCGCCGCGCTCAGCCCTTCGCACAATTTGCGCGTCAATTGGTCTAACCGCGTATACGGCGCATGGTTCCGCAATTCGGTCAAAGTTGCGATACCGGCGGCCATGGCGACGGGATTTCCGGAGAGCGTTCCGGCCTGGTAAACGGGTCCGGCGGGCATGACTTGCTTCATGATGTCTTGGCGACCGCCGTAGGCACCCACGGGATAGCCACCGCCGATGATTTTGCCCAGCGCGGTCATATCCGGCTCATCGTTGAACAGCTTCTGGGCACCGCCGTATGACAATCGGAATCCGGTCATCACTTCGTCGTAAATCAAGAGTGCGCCGTACTTTCGGGTCAATTCTCGCAGGGCTTTTCGAAATTCCAAGGTTGGAATGACCAGCCCCATATTGCCGACGACTGGCTCGAGCATCACGCAGGCGATTGAATCGCCATGGACGCGAAAGACATCTTCCAACTGTTGAACGTCGTTGTATCGCAACACCAGGGTATCGCGGGTGCAGCCTTCGGGAACGCCGGGACTGTTGGGCACGCCCAGGGTGAGCGCTCCGGAACCGGCGGAGACCAAGAGCGCATCGACATGCCCGTGATAGCAGCCTGCAAATTTGACGATGCGATTGCGGCCCGTGGCCCCCCGTGCGACGCGGATGGCGGACATCGCCGCCTCGGTGCCGCTGGAGGTCATCCGCACCATTTCAATGGATGGAACGGCTTCGACGACCATTTCCGCGAGTTCGCTTTCGCGTTCGCAGGGTGCGCCGAAACTGGCACCGGTTTGGGCGGCTTCCATGGCGGCGGCCACGACTTTGGGATGAGCGTGGCCCAAAATCAGCGGCCCCCACGAGCCGATGAGATCGAGGTAGCGGTTGCCGTCCAGGTCGATCAGATACGCCCCTTCGCCGCGGGCCATAAAGATCGGCTCACCGCCGACGCCGCCGAAGGCACGGGCAGGACTGTTGACGCCGCCGGGAATCACCGCTTTGGCGCGGGCAAATGCCTCGTGGCTTTTGGGGCGGTCCACTCGGGAGAGGGTGGGTTGCGTACTCATCGGTGAGGTTCCTTGGGACGAAATCGGCATCAGCGGGGAATCGTCGGGAGCAACTGTTCGGCTTGTTTGGCGAGCTGCACCACATCGGGGCTAGGATCGTTTTTGTACAAATCTCGAATTTCGCGGCAGAGGTTTCGCCCTTGTTTTCGCTCAATAAATTCTCCCGACTCTTTTAGCGTTCGAATGATCGCGAGCTTGTCGGTCAGGAATTTCTTGCGCACTTCGGCTTCTTCGGCACTGGTACGGGTCGGAATCTGAGAATCCAGTGACCGAATTTTGAGATTCGCCCACAACAGCCAGAGGCGGTCGGCAAAGTCGCTCTTGGTCGATTCTTGCAATTGAATCCAGCGTTCGCGGCTCTTGCTCAAATCGCCGAGAACTTCCAACCGCAGGGCTTCGACAGCGACGCGCTCTTGGTCCGATTCGCTGGCGTGGTCGCGTTCTTCCAGCCATTCGGTTTCCAAGCGTTTGCGATAGAATGCCTCACGGCGATCGAGTTCGTCGTAGACTGCGATTTTTCGAAAACCGAGCATTCCCCAGATCCAGACTTCCGGATCTTTGGAACTGGTAGCGTATTTTTCGGTGAGTTTCTGCCACTGTTCGCGTGCGCTGCGCAGATCACCGGTATCTTCGAGCCGCAGAGCGTTCATGGTGATCTTGTAGGCATCTTCGTTGTCGCCTTCTTCGGGCTTCAGCCCCGCGCGATAGCGATTCTGCAGTTGGCGTTCCCGTTTCATCACCTCGAAACTTCGGGAGTAACTGCGGAGCCGTTCCGTCTCGGGGTCGGATTGCGAGCCGTAACTGCTGAGATAATTTTCGACGGCCTCGCGGAGGGATGCGGTCTGCGATTCGTCGGGTTGTTTGATCTTTTCCAGTTCATGAATCCGACTTAGCATCGATTCTGCGGACTCAGGTCGGGTGAAAATCCAC
This DNA window, taken from Tuwongella immobilis, encodes the following:
- the hemL gene encoding glutamate-1-semialdehyde 2,1-aminomutase, with amino-acid sequence MSTQPTLSRVDRPKSHEAFARAKAVIPGGVNSPARAFGGVGGEPIFMARGEGAYLIDLDGNRYLDLIGSWGPLILGHAHPKVVAAAMEAAQTGASFGAPCERESELAEMVVEAVPSIEMVRMTSSGTEAAMSAIRVARGATGRNRIVKFAGCYHGHVDALLVSAGSGALTLGVPNSPGVPEGCTRDTLVLRYNDVQQLEDVFRVHGDSIACVMLEPVVGNMGLVIPTLEFRKALRELTRKYGALLIYDEVMTGFRLSYGGAQKLFNDEPDMTALGKIIGGGYPVGAYGGRQDIMKQVMPAGPVYQAGTLSGNPVAMAAGIATLTELRNHAPYTRLDQLTRKLCEGLSAAATDADIPHQINRVGSMWTLFFTPVEVNDLDSAKTSDTARFSRFFWGMMDRGFYLPCSQFEAAFVSAVTTEAEIDQLLIAAREVFSSGI